A window of Pirellula sp. SH-Sr6A contains these coding sequences:
- a CDS encoding efflux RND transporter permease subunit codes for MKNLTDLFIRHPVLAIVVNLILVLIGIRTAQSLPVQQFPKLESTSIQITTVYIGASAETIRGFLTTPIEKAVSSIAGVDFIESSSVAGISTITIRLKLNHSATAALSEVNARLQQVRRELPEESEPSVVEIQRADRPYASFYLSFTSDEYEIPALTDYLMRTVQPQFSTISGVQRVGVEGGRIPAMRIWISPSRLSELNLTPGDVYGALRRNNYLAAIGRVKNDSVQVDLLTDTDLKTVEEFEDLIVWQNDGAVVRLRDVARVEFGSEEPNMVAMYRGREAVYLSVWPLPGINEIEVANQLNASMEKLRPSLPKHIDMQLAFDATKFMRDSLYEISQTLIETICIVGIVVFLFMGSIRTAIVPLVAMPVSLIGASILMYLMGFSLNLLTLLAIVLAVGLVVDDAIVVVENVQRHIQEGLGKFDAAIVGARELVGPIIAMTITLAVVYAPIGFQGGLTGMLFREFAFTLAAAVLLSGIVAVTLSPVMSAVMLSASGKEPWLTRKVNWLFDRVQAAYGVILERVLGIRWTIALLTIVLGMAAVPFYQRSGKELAPIEDQGAIGVMLQASPDSTLKSTTQWATQLATQFDKSPETDYMWAVIGSNSGFGGVITHDWHERKEHGQRSTQEMFGEVYYLASQVPGLRPLPILMPPLPGAGNFDVEVILKGDLELSRMIELSSNIVQKAMESNMFLFVDPDLKVDLPQAQVVVDREKVADLKLDLAAIAQELGVLLGGGYVNRFNHFNRSYQVIPQLADEDRKSTNELMDIKIRTPNGQLIPVSTFASIEPKTAPRVLSRFQQQTALKFNAVMIPPFTKEEGLRTMENIVRDAAGDDASLDYAGESRQIRQEGSALTVTLGIALVLIYLVLAAQFKSFRDPLIVLIGSVPLAISASLSITYLGLTTINIYSQVGLITLVGLVAKNGILIVEFANHLQEQGLAKRAAALEAARTRLRPVLMTSAATVLGHLPLVFVTGPGAEARNSIGIVLVVGMAIGSLFTLFVVPALYVIIAAAHRKTEPAGEIVRRTLDSTPLVDSESVPAMSVT; via the coding sequence ATGAAAAACCTAACGGATTTGTTTATCCGCCACCCTGTCTTGGCGATCGTTGTCAACTTGATCTTGGTATTGATTGGAATACGCACCGCACAGTCGTTGCCGGTTCAACAATTCCCAAAGCTTGAAAGCACTTCGATCCAGATCACCACGGTCTATATCGGCGCCAGTGCCGAAACGATTCGCGGGTTCCTTACCACCCCCATTGAGAAGGCAGTTTCTTCGATTGCGGGTGTCGATTTCATCGAGTCGTCCAGCGTTGCAGGGATCAGCACTATTACGATCCGGTTGAAATTGAATCACAGCGCAACAGCTGCCTTATCCGAGGTCAATGCGAGACTTCAACAGGTACGACGCGAGCTCCCCGAAGAATCGGAACCATCGGTCGTCGAGATTCAACGGGCGGATCGTCCTTACGCGTCCTTCTATCTAAGCTTCACATCGGACGAGTATGAGATACCAGCGCTGACAGATTATCTCATGCGAACGGTTCAACCTCAGTTTTCGACCATATCGGGAGTCCAGCGAGTCGGCGTCGAAGGAGGAAGAATTCCGGCGATGAGAATTTGGATTTCTCCTTCGCGATTATCCGAATTGAACCTTACGCCCGGCGACGTCTATGGTGCCTTGAGGCGAAACAATTACCTCGCAGCGATCGGGCGAGTGAAAAACGACTCCGTGCAAGTCGATTTGCTAACAGACACGGATTTAAAGACGGTGGAAGAGTTCGAGGACTTGATCGTCTGGCAAAACGATGGCGCTGTGGTGCGGCTCCGGGATGTGGCTCGCGTGGAATTTGGGTCGGAGGAACCCAATATGGTCGCCATGTATCGCGGGCGTGAAGCGGTCTATCTTTCGGTTTGGCCATTGCCGGGAATCAATGAAATCGAGGTGGCAAATCAACTGAATGCCTCGATGGAAAAGCTGAGACCGTCGCTCCCCAAGCATATTGATATGCAACTGGCTTTCGACGCCACGAAATTTATGCGGGACTCACTTTACGAGATTTCTCAGACCCTGATTGAAACGATTTGCATCGTGGGGATCGTTGTTTTTCTTTTCATGGGTTCCATTCGCACCGCCATTGTCCCTTTGGTCGCGATGCCTGTTTCTCTCATCGGCGCATCCATATTGATGTACTTGATGGGCTTCTCACTCAATCTTCTCACGTTGTTAGCGATCGTGCTCGCAGTGGGCTTGGTAGTCGACGATGCCATCGTCGTGGTCGAAAATGTGCAGCGACACATCCAGGAGGGGCTCGGTAAATTCGATGCCGCCATCGTGGGGGCCAGAGAACTGGTAGGGCCGATCATCGCCATGACGATCACGCTGGCCGTGGTTTATGCCCCGATTGGCTTTCAAGGTGGATTGACGGGGATGCTCTTCCGAGAATTCGCGTTCACCCTTGCCGCGGCTGTGCTCTTGTCAGGTATCGTCGCAGTAACTCTGTCACCGGTTATGAGCGCGGTGATGCTAAGTGCATCTGGGAAAGAGCCCTGGTTGACGCGAAAGGTAAACTGGCTGTTCGACCGTGTGCAAGCCGCTTACGGTGTTATCCTCGAACGGGTCCTCGGCATCCGTTGGACTATTGCTTTGCTCACGATCGTCTTGGGAATGGCGGCGGTTCCCTTTTATCAGCGGTCCGGAAAAGAATTGGCGCCGATCGAAGATCAAGGAGCGATTGGAGTCATGCTCCAAGCGTCGCCTGACTCGACTTTGAAGAGCACCACCCAGTGGGCAACCCAGTTGGCAACTCAATTTGATAAATCCCCTGAGACGGACTATATGTGGGCCGTCATCGGATCGAACAGCGGTTTCGGTGGCGTGATCACCCATGACTGGCACGAGCGAAAAGAGCATGGGCAACGCAGCACGCAGGAAATGTTCGGAGAAGTCTACTATCTTGCTTCACAAGTCCCTGGACTTCGACCCCTTCCGATCCTCATGCCCCCGCTTCCCGGCGCGGGAAATTTCGACGTTGAGGTCATTCTTAAAGGGGATCTGGAGCTTTCGCGTATGATCGAGCTCTCCTCGAACATTGTGCAGAAAGCAATGGAATCCAACATGTTTTTGTTTGTGGATCCAGACTTGAAAGTGGATCTTCCCCAAGCCCAAGTGGTCGTCGATCGAGAAAAGGTTGCTGACCTGAAGCTAGATTTGGCTGCCATCGCTCAAGAGCTCGGCGTCTTGCTGGGAGGTGGATACGTCAATCGGTTCAATCACTTCAATCGATCCTATCAAGTCATCCCGCAATTGGCCGATGAAGACCGTAAATCGACAAACGAATTGATGGATATCAAGATTCGGACCCCAAACGGACAGCTTATTCCTGTCTCAACTTTCGCTAGCATCGAACCCAAGACGGCCCCACGCGTTTTAAGTCGATTCCAACAACAAACTGCACTGAAGTTCAATGCGGTGATGATTCCCCCTTTCACGAAAGAGGAGGGATTGCGAACCATGGAGAACATCGTGCGCGATGCGGCTGGGGACGATGCGAGTCTCGATTATGCCGGTGAGTCGCGTCAGATTCGTCAAGAAGGCTCCGCCCTAACGGTCACGCTGGGGATCGCCCTGGTGTTGATTTACTTGGTGCTGGCCGCACAGTTCAAATCCTTCCGCGATCCCCTTATCGTTCTCATCGGTTCGGTGCCTCTCGCTATCTCCGCCTCCCTTTCGATTACGTACCTCGGTCTGACGACGATCAATATTTACTCTCAAGTCGGATTGATCACCTTGGTAGGTCTTGTCGCCAAAAACGGAATCTTGATTGTGGAGTTCGCCAACCATCTTCAAGAGCAGGGGCTGGCGAAGCGAGCTGCAGCATTGGAAGCAGCCCGAACACGTTTGCGGCCCGTTTTGATGACTTCAGCGGCGACCGTCCTCGGTCACTTGCCACTCGTATTCGTCACGGGGCCGGGCGCTGAGGCTCGCAATAGCATCGGTATTGTCCTCGTTGTCGGCATGGCAATCGGGTCCCTTTTTACGTTGTTTGTCGTGCCTGCACTTTACGTGATCATTGCTGCCGCCCACCGTAAAACGGAACCTGCGGGTGAGATTGTCAGGAGAACCTTGGATTCGACGCCTCTCGTAGATTCGGAATCAGTCCCCGCCATGTCAGTGACGTAA
- a CDS encoding DUF1553 domain-containing protein, whose product MNRSLPPHECWTRWAACALAIFCCFSPGAGGAQDAKQSEESNPVVRLDFESETTISWTEKGSLIRDQEGPRPPEFPDFSPNNHAIRFQPGGAHLIIADTGKASRLDFGNDDRLSIEAWVQPDPNSKTSPMMVVGKGRTGNPKFAKDNQNWALRLVAEQGEYRLSFLFSTGQSANSSHWHRWTSNLAFEPNTGWHHIAVTYRFGEPDSVRGWIDGQPTDGKWDMGGKTKLPPIEDDDDVWVGTASVGNQYVGLLDGIALYRSAFTDAQVAGKFQRLGGPRKSTLAPEVVAEVGELPAGKVQFSLHQTLPKANRWLNEGETFPSASTTWTSDTFFLKQIPQYYDDWGIRDDWKSPLLLRAAGDVRLPPGDYRVWIRARGLSRLWIQDEIVARTGPVDRKSVDGEQAITPVATGPYEGVLPPGYHQQEAFGKFQVEATDASAIASPFRVIFETIVGGPGQRTETGEILVAIEPIGGEMLYLLTPNNSLQVPLTEQSVAPIRQQQAQEIRHIDQLNRRERAKSQDAYWSHRHGESKKIASALFSSTANLPSFERRLTPEASHPIDRYLHAKIESVWKESQTTDKELSSEFHNKVLPILRDHCFRCHGDKDKGGLRLHAREDALKAGESENAAVKPGNADESELILQIESGSMPPTESKLSEEQIQVLRGWINNGAHWPPMVRNETELTPSEKISDLVFLRRASFDTIGLPPSPSEIQQFLADSNPNKRKAAVERYMRDPRFADHWMSFWQDLLAENPTLLNQSMGSTGPFRWFLYEALVDQKPLDRMVTELILMRGSSQTGGSAAFALAGESDSPMAAKAGIISSAFLGIDLQCARCHDSPYHSTKQRDLYALAAMLDRKATTVPKTSRVPDAFFEKKGRESLIKVTLRPDESIARDWPFGPDQGLPQASDCRGWQFDSDDSRDLLAAIVTAPQNKRFPRVFVNRIWMRLMGAGLVEPADDWEGKEPSHPELLDWLANRLVQSEYDWREVVKEIMLSDAYQRQAVSSNHEAAPAERFFLAPDQRRLSAEQIVDALHHSFELPIDSEELTFVHDGQRTLGQRQTLGVPTRAWMFTSLNNERDRPSLSLPRAAAIVDVLEAFGWTGSRQKPISQRDHDANLLQPGMIANGVMVKNLTRSAWNSPVSRIAIEARSPEELVDTWYLRILNRLPTPEERTALAGELAQGFDGRVISLDSPRPEAPKPLPLVTWFNHLVPETSSIQLEHERRVVEGPSVDPRLSTSWREVYEDFLWTLVNQPELVWYP is encoded by the coding sequence ATGAATCGATCTCTCCCTCCGCACGAATGTTGGACACGATGGGCTGCTTGCGCTCTCGCCATATTCTGTTGTTTTTCTCCAGGGGCAGGGGGAGCGCAAGACGCCAAGCAAAGCGAAGAATCCAATCCCGTCGTTCGCCTTGATTTCGAATCGGAAACAACGATTTCTTGGACCGAAAAAGGGAGCTTGATCCGCGATCAAGAGGGACCTCGCCCCCCCGAGTTTCCCGATTTCTCGCCCAACAATCATGCCATTCGCTTCCAACCGGGCGGGGCGCATCTGATCATCGCTGATACAGGGAAAGCGAGCCGCTTGGATTTTGGAAATGATGATCGCCTGTCCATCGAAGCTTGGGTGCAACCGGATCCCAACAGCAAAACGTCCCCAATGATGGTGGTAGGGAAGGGGCGTACCGGGAATCCAAAATTTGCGAAAGACAATCAAAATTGGGCGCTGCGACTGGTGGCCGAACAAGGCGAATACCGTTTGAGTTTCCTCTTCTCGACAGGACAAAGCGCAAACAGTTCCCACTGGCATCGGTGGACTTCTAATCTCGCGTTCGAACCCAACACGGGCTGGCACCATATCGCCGTTACCTATCGGTTCGGTGAGCCTGATAGCGTGCGAGGTTGGATCGATGGCCAACCCACCGATGGCAAGTGGGATATGGGAGGGAAAACGAAATTGCCACCGATTGAGGATGATGACGATGTATGGGTCGGCACCGCCTCCGTCGGAAATCAGTACGTCGGACTTCTCGATGGAATCGCGTTGTACCGGAGCGCATTCACCGATGCACAAGTCGCCGGGAAATTTCAACGACTAGGTGGCCCCAGGAAATCGACCCTCGCTCCGGAAGTAGTCGCGGAAGTCGGCGAACTTCCCGCCGGCAAAGTCCAATTCTCCTTGCATCAAACCCTTCCGAAAGCAAACCGGTGGCTCAACGAAGGGGAAACCTTTCCAAGTGCATCGACGACTTGGACCAGTGACACGTTCTTTCTCAAGCAAATCCCGCAATACTACGACGATTGGGGGATACGAGACGATTGGAAATCTCCATTGCTGCTTCGGGCTGCGGGCGACGTACGCCTTCCACCAGGCGATTACCGTGTGTGGATCCGCGCCCGCGGATTATCCCGGCTATGGATACAGGATGAAATCGTAGCGAGAACCGGTCCGGTCGATCGAAAATCGGTCGATGGCGAACAAGCCATTACCCCGGTCGCGACTGGTCCCTACGAGGGAGTTCTCCCGCCAGGTTATCATCAGCAAGAAGCGTTCGGGAAATTTCAAGTAGAGGCTACCGATGCGTCGGCGATCGCGTCACCCTTTCGCGTTATCTTCGAAACAATTGTCGGTGGCCCAGGGCAACGTACCGAAACGGGGGAGATCCTGGTTGCAATCGAACCAATCGGCGGCGAGATGCTTTATCTCCTCACTCCGAACAATAGCCTCCAGGTTCCATTGACAGAACAATCTGTTGCACCGATTCGCCAGCAACAGGCGCAAGAGATTCGGCATATCGATCAGCTGAATCGACGAGAGCGCGCGAAATCGCAAGATGCGTATTGGAGCCATCGCCATGGAGAGTCCAAAAAGATTGCCAGCGCGCTCTTTTCTTCGACAGCGAACTTGCCTTCCTTCGAACGACGATTGACGCCCGAAGCGAGCCATCCGATCGATCGGTATCTCCATGCGAAAATCGAATCTGTTTGGAAGGAGTCGCAGACGACCGACAAAGAGCTTTCGAGCGAGTTTCACAACAAAGTCCTTCCAATTCTTCGAGATCATTGCTTTCGATGCCATGGGGACAAAGACAAAGGAGGCTTGCGACTGCACGCACGCGAGGATGCATTGAAGGCGGGAGAGTCCGAAAATGCAGCGGTCAAACCCGGCAATGCCGATGAAAGTGAACTGATCCTTCAAATCGAATCCGGTTCCATGCCGCCAACAGAATCGAAGTTGTCGGAAGAGCAGATTCAAGTGCTCCGTGGTTGGATAAACAATGGGGCCCACTGGCCTCCGATGGTTCGAAATGAAACGGAGTTGACTCCGTCGGAAAAGATATCCGATCTCGTGTTTCTACGGCGTGCTTCCTTCGATACGATCGGCTTGCCCCCAAGTCCGTCGGAGATCCAACAGTTTTTGGCCGATTCCAACCCTAACAAGAGAAAAGCAGCGGTCGAACGCTACATGAGGGATCCTCGCTTTGCCGATCATTGGATGAGTTTTTGGCAAGATCTCTTGGCGGAGAACCCAACCCTCCTGAATCAATCGATGGGAAGCACCGGCCCATTTCGTTGGTTCCTTTACGAGGCCCTTGTGGATCAAAAGCCTCTGGATCGCATGGTCACGGAATTGATCTTGATGCGAGGTAGCAGTCAAACCGGAGGGAGTGCCGCGTTCGCTCTGGCTGGTGAATCAGATTCCCCCATGGCTGCCAAAGCAGGGATCATCTCGTCGGCATTCCTTGGAATCGATCTGCAATGCGCTCGATGTCACGATTCACCCTATCACAGCACGAAACAACGCGACCTCTACGCATTGGCCGCCATGCTAGATCGGAAAGCGACAACGGTACCAAAGACAAGTCGGGTTCCCGATGCTTTCTTTGAAAAGAAGGGGCGAGAGTCTTTGATCAAAGTGACGCTCCGGCCTGATGAATCGATCGCACGTGATTGGCCCTTCGGTCCTGATCAGGGGTTACCGCAAGCGTCGGATTGCCGCGGTTGGCAATTCGATTCGGACGACTCCCGAGACCTCTTGGCAGCGATCGTGACCGCACCTCAAAACAAACGTTTCCCCCGGGTCTTCGTGAATCGCATTTGGATGCGATTGATGGGCGCCGGGTTGGTCGAACCCGCTGACGATTGGGAAGGCAAGGAACCCAGCCACCCCGAACTACTCGACTGGCTCGCGAACCGATTGGTGCAATCCGAATACGATTGGCGGGAAGTCGTGAAAGAGATCATGCTTTCAGATGCCTACCAGCGACAAGCGGTTAGCAGCAACCATGAAGCCGCGCCGGCGGAACGATTCTTTCTTGCTCCGGATCAACGGCGACTGTCTGCAGAACAAATCGTGGACGCCTTGCACCACTCTTTTGAGCTCCCGATCGACAGCGAAGAATTGACCTTCGTTCATGACGGACAACGGACACTTGGACAGCGTCAGACTCTCGGTGTTCCCACGAGAGCGTGGATGTTCACAAGCTTGAACAATGAGCGCGATCGACCGAGTTTGTCTTTGCCACGAGCTGCAGCGATCGTCGATGTGCTGGAGGCGTTTGGTTGGACGGGCTCGCGGCAAAAACCTATTAGCCAACGGGATCACGATGCGAATCTACTTCAGCCTGGCATGATCGCCAACGGCGTCATGGTGAAGAATCTAACACGATCTGCATGGAACAGTCCCGTATCGCGAATCGCGATCGAAGCTAGGTCACCCGAAGAACTCGTCGATACCTGGTACCTTCGTATCCTCAATCGATTACCCACTCCCGAGGAACGTACCGCTCTAGCCGGTGAGCTCGCCCAGGGATTTGATGGACGCGTGATTTCCCTTGATTCCCCAAGGCCTGAAGCGCCGAAACCACTCCCTCTCGTCACTTGGTTTAACCACCTCGTCCCTGAAACATCGTCCATCCAACTAGAGCATGAACGCAGAGTCGTGGAGGGCCCGTCGGTCGATCCGCGACTCAGCACTTCGTGGCGAGAGGTCTACGAAGATTTTCTCTGGACTTTGGTCAATCAGCCCGAATTGGTTTGGTATCCGTAA
- a CDS encoding FIST N-terminal domain-containing protein — protein sequence MPSSCGIASSASILVSLRTAFERASEGMRDPIDFAFVFLSGDSIADKGDDILSLWFDLAPGVPVFGGSAESLVGKRCELEGQSAATVLLISGWHERPNIYELECLRTPDGPSVMGVTEELIANSHRGLLTIACPVSFSVELLADVLEYERFHPSDAVVPILGGYCSSSNWQAPNLLLAGDKVTVRGAVAMTLPPGWHWHSVISQGCRPVGDPFIITAMEGQTVVELGGKPAMLQLRDMYAQLPQREQQMMSNSLMMGRAISEYRTTFSHGEFLIRAVQGVDSSNQGLVVTDRFQVGQTVRFHVRDSEAADADLQHLLSKSAIGHLAPEAALLFTCNGRGTRMFSAANHDALSVDRQFPDLPIAGMFAAGEFGPMANQNLVHGFTAIVNLLVKS from the coding sequence ATGCCAAGCTCTTGTGGGATCGCCTCGAGTGCCTCGATTCTCGTTTCGCTTCGCACGGCGTTTGAACGAGCATCGGAGGGGATGCGCGATCCAATCGATTTTGCATTCGTCTTTTTAAGTGGCGACTCGATTGCAGACAAAGGAGACGACATCCTCTCGCTTTGGTTCGATTTAGCACCGGGGGTTCCGGTGTTCGGCGGATCTGCCGAAAGTTTGGTGGGCAAGCGATGCGAACTCGAGGGCCAATCCGCCGCGACCGTGCTCCTGATCTCGGGATGGCACGAGCGTCCCAACATCTATGAGTTGGAGTGCTTGAGGACCCCCGACGGACCTTCTGTGATGGGAGTCACGGAGGAGCTGATTGCAAATAGCCATCGTGGTCTCCTTACCATCGCGTGCCCTGTTTCGTTTTCGGTTGAACTGTTAGCAGACGTGCTGGAGTACGAGCGATTCCACCCGAGCGACGCCGTTGTTCCCATTCTCGGCGGTTACTGCAGCAGTTCGAATTGGCAAGCTCCGAATTTGCTGCTGGCCGGTGATAAGGTGACAGTTCGAGGTGCCGTGGCAATGACGTTGCCTCCAGGGTGGCATTGGCACAGTGTCATCAGCCAAGGATGTCGACCGGTTGGCGATCCCTTTATCATCACAGCAATGGAAGGACAAACGGTAGTCGAACTGGGGGGAAAGCCTGCGATGCTCCAACTGCGCGACATGTATGCCCAGCTTCCGCAAAGGGAGCAACAGATGATGTCCAACAGTCTGATGATGGGTCGGGCCATCAGCGAGTATCGCACCACATTTTCCCATGGCGAGTTTCTGATCCGCGCTGTCCAAGGAGTGGATTCGAGCAATCAGGGACTAGTCGTCACCGATCGATTTCAAGTGGGACAAACGGTCCGGTTTCATGTTCGCGATTCCGAGGCAGCTGATGCCGATCTCCAGCATTTGCTCTCCAAGTCCGCGATAGGGCATCTCGCCCCGGAAGCCGCATTGCTCTTTACCTGCAACGGGCGGGGCACTCGGATGTTTTCGGCCGCGAATCATGACGCTTTGTCTGTCGATAGGCAATTTCCAGATCTTCCAATTGCCGGGATGTTCGCGGCTGGCGAATTTGGTCCGATGGCTAACCAAAACTTGGTCCACGGATTTACCGCGATCGTCAATCTTCTCGTCAAGTCGTAA
- a CDS encoding endonuclease/exonuclease/phosphatase family protein produces MPPSPLSTVSKICLQEAGATAMICAIGLMGMLTSRWHPWLDLFTHTTWHLFWGAWVAIPLILWCMRKADRETRRAFAVRLIPVVGCSVMFFVFAKPWEAIPFAENDSRLSGTRIASWNVLMENSDLTEFEESLRAFHPDVIVLIELSSLHESYAQKLAVEYPYCEWKLLGAKGMGVFSKVPGTTIAMLDLAGLSVPAMEVTIPQPQGVLPLSLLAVHTFSPTLDPSRTWDRNTQLSAIGDWVRSKNGRAIVLGDLNITPWSYPFQRLLQNADLVDSRVGRGLYASWPSVLGPMGIPIDHALVSKDLQVKYRGLLHRPKNSDHRGISLVVE; encoded by the coding sequence ATGCCACCGTCGCCGCTATCGACTGTCTCGAAAATCTGCTTGCAGGAGGCTGGGGCGACAGCGATGATTTGTGCCATTGGACTGATGGGAATGCTTACGAGTCGATGGCACCCATGGCTCGACTTGTTCACACACACGACATGGCATTTGTTCTGGGGGGCATGGGTGGCTATCCCCCTCATCTTGTGGTGCATGCGGAAGGCGGATAGGGAAACCCGGAGAGCATTTGCTGTTCGATTGATTCCAGTGGTTGGGTGCAGCGTAATGTTTTTCGTCTTCGCAAAGCCCTGGGAGGCAATTCCATTCGCGGAGAACGATTCTCGCTTGTCAGGTACACGCATTGCGTCTTGGAATGTCCTGATGGAGAACTCCGATTTGACTGAATTCGAAGAGTCGCTTCGAGCATTCCATCCGGATGTGATTGTTTTGATCGAGCTTAGCTCGCTCCACGAATCGTACGCCCAGAAATTGGCGGTTGAATACCCGTATTGCGAGTGGAAATTGCTCGGTGCGAAAGGCATGGGAGTTTTCAGCAAAGTTCCAGGTACAACCATCGCAATGCTGGACCTTGCCGGACTTTCCGTTCCGGCCATGGAGGTCACGATCCCACAACCCCAGGGGGTGCTCCCCCTTTCACTGCTGGCGGTTCATACTTTCTCCCCGACGCTAGATCCATCCCGTACCTGGGATCGCAACACCCAATTGTCCGCCATCGGCGATTGGGTACGCAGCAAGAACGGTCGCGCTATTGTCTTGGGGGACCTCAACATAACACCGTGGTCTTACCCCTTCCAACGGCTCTTGCAGAACGCGGACTTGGTAGATAGCCGAGTGGGGCGAGGGTTATACGCCAGTTGGCCGTCTGTACTTGGTCCGATGGGAATACCGATCGACCACGCCTTGGTGAGCAAGGATCTGCAGGTGAAGTATCGAGGGCTCTTGCATCGACCGAAAAATTCAGATCACCGGGGGATTTCTCTGGTCGTCGAATAG
- a CDS encoding DUF1501 domain-containing protein: protein MQFPSPFMHRRSAMATIGTAATCAMQAFGPTRVARALSQGGSAMPFGKTEHVISIWLGGGMGQIDTFDPKAKGDPKGKKPGSYYDAIETAVPNVKVCEHLADIAPWMDRITAVRTVHHEVIDEHAAATNRMHTGRPVTNTVIYPSIGSIIAHERGAASDLAPPYVLIGYPNPTRGPGFLGASSGYLYLTDTSKGPSGLSRPPEVTTDREARRSRMQNLVRSASNHLSDSVETASKVRQYEAAMMQSRKLSSPDFMSTFDLAKEPDALRNRYGSEFGQRCLLGRRLIERGVRFVEVSHNLNFLNGAGWDVHNEGILQQHALIRELGQSMGALLHDLNEKRLLDKTLVVITTEFGRPPEFDSGGGRGHQGKAFTCVLAGGGLQHCGAYGETDEFSKKIVSSPVSVPNFFATICAALQIDPSKNLFDGDRPVPITDGGIPIAKLFA from the coding sequence ATGCAGTTTCCTTCCCCATTCATGCACCGTCGCTCTGCCATGGCCACGATTGGTACCGCCGCGACCTGCGCGATGCAAGCGTTTGGTCCTACTCGAGTCGCCCGTGCATTGTCTCAGGGCGGTTCCGCGATGCCGTTTGGCAAGACAGAACATGTCATTTCCATCTGGCTCGGTGGAGGAATGGGCCAAATCGACACGTTCGATCCGAAGGCCAAGGGAGATCCCAAGGGAAAGAAACCTGGTTCCTATTACGACGCCATTGAGACGGCTGTTCCTAATGTAAAGGTCTGCGAGCATTTGGCCGACATTGCACCTTGGATGGATCGCATCACGGCGGTCCGAACGGTTCATCACGAGGTCATCGACGAGCACGCCGCGGCGACGAATCGCATGCACACGGGGCGGCCCGTTACCAACACGGTTATCTATCCTTCGATCGGCTCGATCATCGCACACGAGCGCGGGGCTGCGAGCGATCTTGCCCCTCCGTACGTCTTGATCGGTTATCCCAACCCGACGCGAGGACCCGGATTCCTAGGTGCATCCAGTGGTTACTTGTACTTGACCGACACGAGCAAAGGACCATCGGGTCTATCCCGTCCTCCCGAGGTGACGACCGATCGAGAAGCACGGCGATCGCGCATGCAGAATCTTGTCCGTTCCGCTTCGAACCACCTATCAGACAGCGTTGAAACTGCCAGTAAAGTGCGGCAATATGAAGCCGCCATGATGCAGAGTCGCAAACTGAGCAGTCCGGATTTCATGTCGACCTTCGATCTGGCGAAAGAACCTGATGCCCTGCGAAATAGGTATGGGAGCGAATTTGGACAGCGTTGCTTACTCGGTCGTCGTCTGATCGAGCGCGGGGTACGATTTGTCGAAGTCTCCCACAACTTGAATTTTCTAAACGGCGCAGGTTGGGATGTGCATAACGAAGGAATTCTGCAACAGCACGCTTTGATACGTGAATTGGGGCAATCGATGGGGGCGCTCCTTCACGACTTGAACGAGAAACGACTCCTCGATAAAACGCTGGTTGTTATCACGACCGAATTCGGGAGGCCGCCAGAGTTCGATAGCGGCGGCGGACGTGGACATCAAGGGAAGGCGTTCACGTGCGTACTAGCTGGGGGAGGCCTCCAACATTGCGGCGCATACGGAGAAACGGATGAGTTCTCCAAGAAGATCGTTTCCAGTCCTGTAAGCGTCCCCAACTTTTTTGCGACTATCTGCGCAGCCTTGCAAATCGATCCGTCGAAGAACTTATTCGATGGCGATCGACCCGTTCCTATCACCGACGGGGGAATCCCCATCGCTAAGCTATTCGCTTAA